From a region of the Cyclopterus lumpus isolate fCycLum1 chromosome 5, fCycLum1.pri, whole genome shotgun sequence genome:
- the LOC117730608 gene encoding LOW QUALITY PROTEIN: casein kinase II subunit alpha-like (The sequence of the model RefSeq protein was modified relative to this genomic sequence to represent the inferred CDS: deleted 1 base in 1 codon) — protein sequence MSGPVPSRARVYTEVNTHRPREYWDYESHVVEWGNQDDFQLVRKLGRGKYSEVFEAINITNNEKVVVKILKPVKKKKIKREIKILENLRGGPNVISLIDIVKDPVSRTPALVFEHVNNTDFKQLYQTLTDYDIRFYMYEILKALDYCHSMGIMHRDVKPHNVMIDHEHRKLRLIDWGLAEFYHPGQEYNVRVASRYFKGPELLTCSMCWQMYDYSLDMWGLGCMLASMIFRKEPFFHGHDNYDQLVRIAKVLGTEDLYDYIDKYNIELEPRFNDILGRHSRKRWERFVHSENQHLVSPEALDFLDKLLRYDHQARLTAREAMDHPYFFPIVKDQSRVAGANLPGGNTAVGSAGMITGITALPVSAALGPLTGAPVLSAATNVLSTPVPAAPQ from the exons ATGTCAGGACCCGTGCCGAGCCGGGCCCGAGTGTACACAGAGGTCAACACTCACCGGCCCAGGGAGTACTGGGACTACGAGTCCCACGTGGTTGAGTGGGG AAATCAAGATGATTTTCAATTGGTGCGTAAACTGGGGCGTGGCAAGTACAGCGAAGTCTTTGAGGCAATAAATATTACCAATAATGAGAAGGTGGTGGTGAAGATACTCAAG cctgtgaagaaaaagaaaattaagcGTGAGATCAAGATTTTGGAGAACTTACGCGGAGGCCCTAACGTAATCTCCCTCATCGATATAGTGAAAGACCCTGTG TCCCGGACACCTGCCTTGGTCTTCGAGCATGTTAACAACACAGACTTCAAG CAACTGTACCAGACCCTGACAGACTACGACATCCGGTTCTACATGTACGAGATCCTCAAG GCCCTGGACTACTGCCACAGCATGGGGATCATGCATAGAGATGTGAAGCCACATAACGTAATGATTGATCATGAACACCGCAAG TTGCGTCTAATTGACTGGGGTCTGGCCGAGTTCTACCACCCAGGACAGGAGTACAACGTCAGAGTCGCCTCCCGCTACTTCAAAGGACCCGAGCTCCTG ACCTGTTCCATGTGTTGGCAGATGTACGACTACAGTCTGGACATGTGG GGCTTAGGCTGTATGTTGGCCAGCATGATCTTCAGGAAGGAGCCCTTCTTTCATGGCCATGACAACTATGACCAG TTGGTGAGAATAGCCAAGGTTCTGGGAACTGAAGACCTCTACGACTACATTGACAAGTACAATATTGAGCTGGAACCTCGCTTCAATGACATTCTGGGGAG GCATTCTCGTAAGCGGTGGGAGCGGTTTGTCCACAGCGAGAACCAGCACCTGGTCAGCCCCGAGGCGTTGGATTTCCTGGACAAGCTGCTGCGCTATGACCACCAGGCGCGGCTCACCGCCCGTGAGGCCATGGATCACCCTTACTTCT TCCCCATCGTGAAAGATCAGTCTCGCGTGGCCGGAGCCAACCTGCCCGGTGGGAACACAGCTGTCGGCTCAGCCGGCATGATCACTG GTATCACTGCCTTGCCAGTCTCCGCTGCCCTGGGCCCTCTCACTGGCGCTCCGGTCCTTTCTGCTGCCACCAACGTCCTGAGCACCCCGGTGCCTGCCGCCCCACAGTGA
- the slc2a10 gene encoding solute carrier family 2, facilitated glucose transporter member 10 produces the protein MGSSILLLASVVSTLGGLVFGYELGIISGALLLLKAEFGLSCVQQEALVSSLLIGALLASIVGGCLIDHRGRRNSILLSNVLILTGSLVLLIGSYSALVVGRMTVGFAMCISSMSCCIFVSEIVTPDRRGFLVTLYEAGITLGILAAYAMNYILSESKRGWKWMFGLAIVPTMIQLVSIWFLPSSTKESSKPSYCFKTKSDLMNIVEADDSKVDSDMESQKVRYNSMYLFQRKDNMRTRTVIGLGLVLFQQFTGQPNVLLYASTIFHSVGFQSNASAVLASVGLGFIKVVVTLTSMVFSDRVGRRPLLISGCSVMAVCLITIGLLSGRSSMNAKRPCDSEDFNVNRTELHHLTVSNWSVFDAPLHKSQRLLYNYTQDEDEVGQKQPNDPLAPTPSVHSTVENWIILVCMMAVVSAYSIGFGPMTWLLLSEIFPAAIRGRAFAFTNCFNWAANLLVTFTFLDFIDAIGLSGMFLLYGMTAVAAVVFFYFMLPETKGKTLEEIDKELCLNKFYQVEECCCINSWRNPSPRCDCVLNDQLGTESYQSFPQTG, from the exons ATGG GTAGCTCCATCCTCCTGTTGGCCAGTGTGGTGTCCACTCTGGGCGGCCTGGTCTTTGGTTACGAGTTGGGCATCATCTCAGgcgctctgctgctgctcaagGCCGAGTTCGGACTCTCGTGTGTCCAGCAGGAGGCTCTGGTCAGCTCTCTGTTGATAGGAGCTCTGCTGGCCTCCATCGTGGGCGGCTGCTTGATTGACCACCGTGGCCGCAGGAACTCCATCCTCCTCAGCAATGTCTTGATCCTGACCGGCAGCCTGGTCCTCCTCATCGGCTCCTACTCGGCACTAGTGGTGGGCAGGATGACGGTGGGCTTCGCCATGTGTATATCCTCCATGTCCTGCTGCATCTTTGTGTCTGAGATTGTTACCCCGGATCGCAGGGGCTTCCTGGTAACACTGTATGAAGCCGGGATCACCTTGGGCATCCTGGCAGCCTACGCCATGAACTACATCCTGTCGGAATCTAAAAGAGGATGGAAGTGGATGTTCGGATTAGCCATCGTACCAACTATGATTCAGTTGGTCTCTATCTGGTTCCTCCCATCCAGCACGAAGGAATCTTCAAAACCAAgttattgttttaaaactaaaagtGACCTGATGAATATTGTCGAAGCAGATGACTCAAAAGTCGACTCCGACATGGAAAGCCAGAAGGTTCGGTACAACAGCATGTATCTTTTCCAGCGCAAAGACAACATGAGGACTCGGACAGTCATCGGCCTCGGACTGGTACTCTTTCAGCAGTTCACAGGCCAGCCGAATGTCCTCCTGTACGCCTCCACCATCTTCCACTCGGTGGGGTTTCAGAGCAATGCCTCGGCGGTGCTGGCGTCTGTGGGCTTGGGGTTCATCAAAGTGGTCGTTACTCTGACCTCCATGGTGTTTTCGGACCGGGTGGGGCGGAGGCCTCTGCTCATCAGTGGCTGCTCCGTTATGGCGGTGTGTCTGATAACCATCGGACTCCTCAGTGGACGTTCATCGATGAATGCCAAGAGGCCTTGTGATTCTGAGGACTTCAACGTTAACAGAACTGAGCTGCATCATCTAACTGTTAGTAATTGGTCCGTTTTTGACGCACCTTTACACAAGAGCCAAAGGCTCCTCTACAACTACACacaagatgaagatgaagttgGACAGAAACAACCGAACGATCCTCTGGCACCTACTCCGAGTGTCCATAGCACGGTCGAGAACTGGATCATTCTCGTGTGTATGATGGCTGTTGTCAGTGCATACTCCATTGGATTTGGACCAA TGACCTGGCTTCTCCTGAGTGAAATATTTCCAGCTGCGATCAGAGGAAGGGCATTCGCCTTCACCAACTGCTTCAACTGGGCTGCCAACCTGTTGGTCACATTCACCTTCTTGGATTTTATCG ATGCGATTGGTCTGTCGGGGATGTTTCTCCTCTATGGGATGACCGCTGTGGCCGCTGTGGTTTTCTTCTACTTCATGCTACCAGAGACCAAAGGGAAGACTCTGGAGGAGATAGACAAGGAGCTGTGTTTAAACAA GTTTTACCAAGTCGAGGAGTGCTGCTGCATAAACAGCTGGAGAAACCCTTCCCCACG ATGTGATTGTGTACTGAACGACCAACTTGGAACTGAGTCGTACCAGTCGTTCCCACAGACTGGGTAa